A portion of the Amia ocellicauda isolate fAmiCal2 chromosome 22, fAmiCal2.hap1, whole genome shotgun sequence genome contains these proteins:
- the LOC136718110 gene encoding schlafen family member 11, with translation MNPLQLEENGYPDQVINIGQIILGEIARKRMQAKDREVQKRRVLQAACALLNSGGGLILAKSKNTEYKYHDGLGGDIEKALRELIFPSSLQDYFEYLQQGIHLIVFVKSWCADNTQARICSIDTSLYRRSGTSTEKVAPSAFSELQKKKKHRAEKRERNQQPAVKRPNIEHRSVDEIGASVEQFCKKQQVGLGEKLTFGETANVEFKSCKGTKLSKWLERDLRRYISGFKNADGGFLIFGVDDQTKEIVGCGNNEAKHCIQDKVQAMFEKTVSVHFDHCDSQKMVPPAVFFIDVLDAEDLYVLVIEIQPSCCVVFSKCPDSWVIEDQTMKELEAAVWLEKMSCTDQEITGLCSSFTKELSISAAPPQCKPVYSFNQHSLEALQNALCPVGSEGIKVTPESITKDLFEKFPGLEGLKDAEGHHGALIFSYSWAVDLDTPKNESIICDALLISSDRHPIFYTIVRKETPDSWKYARETAFLLKQKLVNVGGYSEKTCVIPKLVDCNTGGIIPRVNNPVDSEQILVNYPDGYILRDITSVKALLRALVIVLLSFSSFLSDQLGSKFLNLLTIQQFEVLNYKYCFQDFKRLFVHGLPGTGKTVIAMNLMKRIKNTYNCEIKNILYICENQLLRDFMWRQNICQCTTRKSFMSPYNDFAEAEHIIVDEAQNFRQEDGDWYKKAEGIMERGENNGVFWIFVDYFQKSHTEADGLPDVFRQNHVILTVCVRNSFRIYNEVSNLIKEISSGTIGRQYRGSMKEHLEKITRNSVCSHSFQGTYRKQKVKEIVPFIVMSVNTLFSKGFLPRDIAILLSNNQELEDFRRRLLQHSDKSLLCKFATESDAHEDLIVVETIRRFSGLERNIVYVLNPKTHYWQLNIQPNLLVSAISRARTQLYLVYSTSE, from the exons ATGAATCCATTACAGCTGGAAGAGAATGGCTATCCTGATCAGGTCATAAATATCGGACAAATAATACTTGGAGAAATAGCCAGGAAACGCATGCAGGCGAAGGATCGCGAAGTTCAGAAACGGCGAGTTTTGCAGGCCGCCTGTGCTTTGCTGAATTCAGGTGGAGGACTTATTCTCGCAAAAAGCAAGAACACAGAGTACAAATACCACGATGGCCTAGGCGGTGACATTGAGAAAGCATTGAGAGAACTTATTTTTCCTTCATCACTACAAGACTATTTTGAATATTTACAACAAGGCATACATTTAATCGTTTTTGTAAAATCATGGTGTGCAGATAATACACAAGCAAGGATATGTAGCATTGATACTTCCCTGTACAGAAGGTCTGGTACTTCAACTGAAAAAGTTGCTCCTAGTGCATTTTCAGAgctccaaaagaaaaaaaagcatagagcagaaaagagagagagaaaccaaCAACCAGCAGTAAAGAGGCCTAACATAGAGCACAGAAGTGTAGATGAAATTGGAGCATCTGTTGAACAGTTCTGTAAAAAGCAACAAGTGGGACTCGGAGAGAAGTTAACTTTTGGTGAGACTGCAAATGTAGAATTTAAAAGTTGTAAAGGAACAAAGTTGTCTAAATGGCTGGAAAGAGACCTTCGGAGGTATATATCTGGCTTTAAAAATGCAGATGGAGGATTTCTGATCTTTGGTGTTGACGACCAAACAAAAGAAATTGTGGGATGTGGTAATAATGAAGCCAAACACTGCATTCAAGACAAAGTGCAGGCCATGTTTGAAAAGACTGTATCAGTTCACTTTGATCATTGTGACTCACAGAAGATGGTTCCTCCTGCAGTCTTTTTTATTGATGTTTTGGATGCAGAAGACCTCTACGTACTGGTTATAGAAAtccagccatcttgttgtgtgGTCTTCTCCAAATGCCCAGACTCCTGGGTGATTGAAGATCAAACAATGAAGGAATTGGAAGCTGCAGTTTGGCTGGAAAAGATGTCCTGTACTGATCAAG AGATCACTGGACTTTGCAGCAGTTTCACAAAGGAGCTGAGCATCTCTGCTGCGCCGCCTCAGTGTAAGCCTGTGTACAGCTTCAATCAGCATAGTTTGGAGGCCTTACAGAATGCTCTCTGTCCAG TTGGAAGTGAAGGAATAAAGGTTACACCAGAGTCCATTACCAAGGACTTGTTTGAAAAGTTCCCAGGACTTGAAGGATTGAAGGATGCAGAAGGACATCATGGTGCTCTAATATTCTCTTACAGCTGGGCTGTTGACTTAGACACACCAAAGAATGAAAGTATTATCTGTGATGCTTTACTGATCTCTTCAGACAGGCAtcctattttttacacaattgtGAGAAAAGAAACTCCTGATTCCTGGAAATATGCGAGAGAGACAGCTTTTCTTTTGAAGCAAAAACTGGTGAATGTTGGAGGATATTCAGAGAAGACGTGTGTCATTCCAAAGCTAGTGGACTGCAACACAGGTGGCATAATTCCAAGAGTGAACAATCCTGTTGACAGTGAACAAATCTTGGTTAATTACCCTGATGGCTACATCTTGAGGGACATAACATCAGTGAAAGCCTTGCTGCGTGCCTTAGTGATTGTGTTGCTGAGCTTCAGCTCATTTCTGAGTGACCAACTTGGGAGCAAGTTCTTGAATTTGCTCACAATACAGCAGTTTGAGGTTCTCAACTATAAATACTGTTTCCAGGATTTCAAACGGCTCTTTGTTCATGGTTTACCTGGAACTGGAAAGACTGTCATTGCAATGAACCTGATGAAAAGAATTAAGAATACATACAACTGCGAAATAAAAAATATCCTTTACATTTGTGAGAATCAACTACTGAGAGATTTCATGTG GAGACAGAATATTTGCCAGTGCACAACACGCAAGTCATTCATGTCACCCTACAATGATTTTGCCGAAGCAGAGCACATCATTGTGGATGAAGCCCAGAATTTTCGTCAAGAGGACGGAGATTGGTATAAGAAGGCAGAAGGTATCATGGAGCGAGGAGAAAACAATGGCGTGTTTTGGATCTTTGTAGACTACTTCCAGAAGAGTCACACAGAAGCAGATGGTTTACCTGACGTTTTCAGACAAAACCATGTAATCTTAACAGTATGTGTGCGAAACAGCTTCAGGATATATAATGAAGTTTCTAatttaattaaggaaataagCAGTGGCACAATTGGAAGACAGTACAGAGGCAGTATGAAAGAACATTTAGAAAAAATCACACGTAACTCTGTATGTAGTCACTCATTCCAAGGCacctacagaaaacaaaaagtaaaggAAATTGTCCCATTCATAGTTATGTCTGTTAACACTCTCTTCAGTAAGGGCTTTTTGCCAAGGGACATTGCTATTCTTCTTTCTAATAACCAAGAGCTTGAGGACTTCCGTAGAAGGTTATTGCAGCACAGCGATAAAAGTCTTCTTTGCAAATTTGCCACAGAAAGTGATGCACATGAAGACCTGATTGTAGTAGAAACCATTCGTAGATTCTCTGGCCTTGAAAGAAATATAGTGTATGTCCTCAACCCAAAGACCCACTATTGGCAACTAAACATACAACCAAATCTACTGGTTAGTGCTATATCAAGAGCACGTACACAGCTATACTTGGTGTACAGTACTTCTGAATAA